In one window of Duganella dendranthematis DNA:
- the parC gene encoding DNA topoisomerase IV subunit A has translation MFGGAGGGDGGDALTLSTFAERAYLDYAISVVKGRALPDVCDGQKPVQRRILYAMNEMGLNSSAKPRKSATVVGDVLGKLHPHGDQSVYDAMVRMAQDFSLRYPLIDGQGNFGSRDGDGAAAMRYTEARLTPIAKVLLDEINQGTVDFQANYDGSTEEPCLLPARLPMVLLNGASGIAVGLATEIPSHNLGEVATAAVAMIRNPKITHSELMALMPGPDFPGGGQIITPPQQIADMYASGRGSMKVRARWKIEELARGQWQAVVTELPPGTSSQKVLEEIEELTNPKIKLGKKALSPEQLALKSLILNSLDTIRDESGRAAPVRLVFEPKSKNQDQTEFMLMMLAHTSLESSASINLVMIGGDGRPRQKGLGEILSEWITFRFATVTRRTQYKLGKVDARIHILEGRQTILLNIDEVIHIIRNSDEPKAALMARFNLSEIQAEDILEIRLRQLARLEAIKIEQELAELRKDRQQLQDLLDNPSSMKRAIIKEIDNDAKTFGDARRTLIEEAQKAVVEQKVVDEPVTVIISEKGWIRARSGIGHDAAQFTFKAGDALYGAFECRTVDHLLAFGSNGKVYSVPVAALPNARGDGVPVTTLIDLASGSRLLHYFAGAGATRLLLASSAGFGFESKAADLVSRNKSGKSFITLDDGDVPLPPTVIPDTASAVATLSSGARVLVFGMDEMKVLTNGGRGVILMELGDKEALLAAKPISQKGVTVHGIGRGGKAQEERLSASALAVHFGKRARKGKELATKIKPSGLVPIV, from the coding sequence ATGTTCGGCGGCGCCGGCGGCGGTGACGGCGGCGACGCCCTGACGCTGTCGACCTTCGCCGAGCGCGCCTACCTCGACTACGCGATCTCGGTGGTCAAGGGCCGCGCGCTGCCGGACGTGTGCGACGGCCAGAAGCCGGTGCAGCGCCGCATCCTGTACGCGATGAACGAAATGGGCCTGAACAGCAGCGCCAAACCGCGCAAATCGGCCACCGTGGTGGGCGATGTGCTGGGCAAGCTGCACCCGCACGGCGACCAATCCGTGTACGACGCCATGGTGCGCATGGCGCAGGACTTCTCGCTGCGCTACCCGCTGATCGACGGCCAGGGCAACTTCGGCTCGCGCGACGGCGACGGCGCGGCGGCGATGCGCTACACCGAAGCGCGCCTGACGCCGATCGCCAAAGTGCTGCTGGACGAAATCAACCAGGGCACGGTCGACTTCCAGGCCAACTACGACGGCTCGACCGAAGAACCGTGCCTGCTGCCGGCGCGGCTGCCGATGGTGCTGCTGAACGGCGCCTCCGGCATCGCGGTCGGCCTGGCCACCGAGATCCCGTCGCACAACCTGGGCGAGGTGGCGACCGCCGCGGTCGCCATGATCCGCAACCCGAAGATCACCCACAGCGAGCTGATGGCGCTGATGCCGGGCCCGGACTTCCCCGGCGGCGGCCAGATCATCACCCCGCCGCAGCAGATCGCCGACATGTACGCCAGCGGCCGCGGCTCGATGAAAGTGCGGGCCCGCTGGAAGATCGAAGAACTGGCGCGCGGCCAATGGCAGGCGGTGGTGACCGAACTGCCGCCGGGCACCTCGTCGCAAAAAGTGCTGGAAGAAATCGAAGAACTGACCAACCCGAAGATCAAGCTGGGCAAGAAAGCGCTGTCGCCGGAACAGCTGGCGCTGAAATCGCTGATTTTGAATTCGCTCGACACCATCCGCGACGAATCGGGCCGCGCGGCGCCGGTCCGTCTCGTATTCGAACCGAAATCGAAAAACCAGGACCAGACCGAATTCATGCTGATGATGCTGGCGCACACCTCGCTCGAATCGTCGGCCTCGATCAACCTGGTGATGATCGGCGGCGACGGCCGGCCGCGCCAGAAAGGCCTGGGCGAAATCCTCAGCGAATGGATCACCTTCCGCTTCGCCACCGTGACCCGCCGCACGCAGTACAAGCTGGGTAAAGTCGACGCGCGGATCCACATCCTGGAAGGCCGCCAGACCATCCTGCTCAACATCGATGAAGTGATCCACATCATCCGCAACTCGGACGAACCGAAGGCGGCGCTGATGGCGCGCTTCAACCTGAGCGAGATCCAGGCCGAAGACATCCTGGAAATCCGCCTGCGCCAGCTGGCGCGCCTGGAAGCGATCAAGATCGAACAGGAACTGGCCGAACTGCGCAAGGACCGCCAGCAACTGCAAGACCTGCTGGACAACCCGTCGTCGATGAAGCGCGCCATCATCAAGGAAATCGACAACGACGCCAAGACCTTCGGCGACGCCCGCCGCACGCTGATCGAAGAAGCGCAGAAAGCCGTGGTCGAGCAGAAGGTGGTGGACGAGCCGGTGACCGTCATCATTTCGGAAAAAGGCTGGATCCGCGCCCGCAGCGGCATCGGCCACGACGCCGCGCAATTCACCTTCAAGGCGGGCGACGCGCTGTATGGCGCGTTCGAATGCCGCACGGTGGACCACCTGCTGGCATTCGGCAGCAACGGCAAAGTGTATTCGGTGCCGGTAGCGGCCTTGCCGAACGCGCGCGGCGACGGCGTGCCGGTCACCACGCTGATCGACCTGGCGTCCGGTTCACGGCTGTTGCACTACTTCGCCGGCGCCGGCGCCACCCGCCTGCTGCTGGCCAGCAGCGCCGGTTTCGGCTTCGAGAGCAAGGCGGCCGACCTGGTCAGCCGCAACAAGAGCGGCAAATCGTTCATCACACTGGACGACGGCGACGTCCCGCTGCCGCCGACCGTGATTCCGGACACGGCCAGCGCCGTGGCGACCCTGTCGTCGGGCGCGCGGGTGCTGGTATTCGGCATGGATGAAATGAAAGTGCTGACCAACGGCGGCCGCGGCGTGATCCTGATGGAGCTGGGCGACAAGGAAGCCCTGCTGGCGGCCAAGCCGATCAGCCAGAAAGGCGTGACCGTGCACGGCATCGGCCGCGGCGGCAAGGCGCAGGAAGAACGGCTGTCGGCGTCGGCGCTGGCGGTCCACTTCGGCAAGCGCGCGCGCAAAGGCAAGGAACTGGCGACCAAGATCAAGCCGAGCGGCCTGGTGCCGATCGTCTAA
- a CDS encoding IgA Peptidase M64 — MLRNLLSLLALCASASALAAQPATMRVDYLHSGNALDEHYALERVVVEPLPWPGNLRQTIDTTNRGNNMVEVVDAKTGKLLYSRGFSTVFAEWRSTEEAASINRGFEESVRFPRPEQPVRVRILKRDERNLFSVVWTADVNPDAQDVIRKQPPAPVKPIGIRVNGPSEDKVDLLIVGDGYTQAEMKKFEAAARRLADHLFQVSPFKERAKDFNVWAIALPTEESGVSRPSTGVHHASKLGARYDIFGSERYVLTTDNRALRELAQYAPYEFIEILVNNETYGGGGIFGQFSTAAADNDWANYLFVHEFGHHFAGLADEYYTSPVAYATGGERREPWEPNATALHDPANLKWKKFVKEGTPLPTPWPKEAYETASRAYQKERAALRADNRPESEMSALFRRDLQQSNELFSRDPHRHTVGAFEGANYEATGYYRPEMQCIMFDRSDTFCSVCADAIGTIIDLYSRPEK; from the coding sequence ATGCTCCGCAATCTCCTCTCCCTGCTGGCGCTGTGCGCCTCGGCCTCCGCGCTGGCCGCGCAACCGGCCACCATGCGCGTCGACTACCTCCACAGCGGCAACGCGCTCGACGAGCACTACGCGCTGGAGCGGGTGGTGGTCGAGCCGCTGCCGTGGCCCGGCAACCTGCGCCAGACCATCGACACCACTAACCGCGGTAACAACATGGTTGAAGTGGTCGATGCCAAGACCGGCAAGCTGCTGTACTCGCGCGGTTTCAGCACGGTATTCGCCGAATGGCGCAGCACCGAGGAAGCGGCCAGTATCAACCGCGGCTTCGAGGAGTCGGTGCGTTTCCCGCGTCCCGAGCAGCCGGTGCGCGTGCGCATCCTCAAGCGCGACGAGCGCAACCTGTTCTCGGTGGTGTGGACCGCCGACGTCAACCCGGACGCGCAGGACGTGATCCGCAAGCAGCCGCCGGCGCCGGTCAAGCCGATCGGCATCCGCGTCAATGGCCCGTCGGAAGACAAGGTCGACCTGCTGATCGTCGGCGACGGCTACACCCAGGCCGAGATGAAGAAGTTCGAGGCGGCCGCCCGCCGCCTGGCCGACCACCTGTTCCAGGTGTCGCCGTTCAAGGAGCGCGCCAAGGACTTCAACGTCTGGGCCATCGCGCTGCCGACCGAGGAATCGGGCGTGTCGCGGCCATCGACCGGCGTCCATCATGCGTCGAAGCTGGGCGCGCGCTACGACATCTTCGGCAGCGAACGTTACGTGCTGACCACCGACAACCGCGCATTGCGCGAACTGGCGCAGTACGCGCCGTATGAGTTCATTGAAATCCTGGTCAACAACGAAACCTACGGCGGCGGCGGCATCTTCGGCCAGTTCAGCACGGCGGCGGCCGACAACGACTGGGCCAACTACCTGTTCGTGCACGAATTCGGCCACCACTTCGCCGGCCTGGCCGACGAGTACTACACCTCGCCGGTCGCCTACGCCACCGGTGGCGAACGCCGCGAACCGTGGGAACCGAACGCCACCGCGCTGCACGATCCGGCCAATCTGAAATGGAAGAAGTTCGTGAAGGAGGGCACGCCGCTGCCGACGCCGTGGCCGAAAGAAGCTTACGAGACCGCGTCGCGCGCCTACCAGAAGGAACGCGCCGCGCTGCGCGCAGACAACCGTCCGGAGTCGGAGATGAGCGCGCTGTTCCGCCGCGATCTGCAGCAGAGCAATGAACTGTTCTCGCGCGATCCGCACCGCCACACGGTCGGCGCGTTCGAGGGCGCCAACTACGAGGCCACCGGTTATTACCGGCCTGAAATGCAGTGCATCATGTTCGACCGCAGCGACACCTTCTGCTCGGTGTGTGCGGACGCGATCGGCACCATCATCGATCTGTATTCCCGGCCGGAAAAATAA
- a CDS encoding cyanophycinase, with the protein MRMAIKFLVHAALLLALPFSVMAADGPKGSLVIIGGGLRADNDAVWQRIVQLAGGQGARIAVFASAAADPAPVAAAIVDSLNRYGADAFQIPLAVKLADSDFRKAADDPLLADAVRGAGGVFFSGGDQARITQALVRADGSRSAVLEAVWDVYRKGGVVAGNSAGAAVMSSTMFYAPKTVFATLRGGVTDGQEIAPGLGFIGDDVFVDQHFLVRGRFARMIPAMLKKGYKFGLGIDENTAMVVDPQRRVEIVGSKGALLVDLSRASTDPARAGFNVSNAVISYLDQGDLYDLNTHAFTPSAAKAGGRIAPHKDLAADPVFSPDILGRNALVQLMESLMNNRRSEAIGIATSGPGSTLPELGFQFTLSKTRDSVGYASAAPASYSILNMRLDIRPLDIGQSLRAQ; encoded by the coding sequence ATGCGCATGGCGATCAAGTTCCTGGTGCACGCGGCCTTGCTGCTGGCCTTGCCGTTCAGCGTGATGGCGGCCGATGGCCCCAAAGGCTCGCTGGTCATCATCGGCGGCGGCCTGCGGGCCGATAACGACGCCGTCTGGCAGCGCATCGTCCAGCTGGCCGGTGGGCAGGGAGCGCGCATTGCCGTCTTCGCCTCGGCGGCGGCCGACCCGGCGCCGGTGGCGGCCGCCATCGTCGATTCCCTCAACCGCTACGGCGCCGACGCTTTCCAGATCCCGCTGGCGGTCAAGCTGGCCGATAGCGATTTCCGCAAGGCGGCCGACGATCCGCTGCTGGCCGACGCCGTGCGCGGCGCCGGCGGCGTGTTCTTCTCCGGCGGCGACCAGGCCCGCATCACCCAGGCGCTGGTGCGCGCCGACGGCAGCCGCAGCGCGGTGCTGGAGGCGGTGTGGGACGTGTACCGTAAAGGCGGCGTGGTGGCCGGCAACAGCGCCGGCGCGGCGGTGATGAGCAGCACCATGTTCTACGCGCCCAAGACCGTGTTCGCCACGCTGCGCGGCGGTGTCACCGACGGCCAGGAAATTGCCCCCGGCCTCGGCTTCATCGGCGACGATGTGTTTGTCGACCAGCACTTCCTGGTGCGCGGCCGCTTCGCCCGCATGATTCCGGCCATGCTGAAGAAGGGCTACAAGTTCGGCCTCGGCATCGACGAGAACACCGCCATGGTGGTCGATCCGCAGCGGCGCGTGGAGATCGTCGGCAGCAAGGGCGCGCTGCTGGTCGACCTGTCGCGCGCCAGCACCGATCCGGCCCGTGCCGGCTTCAATGTCTCGAACGCGGTGATCAGCTACCTGGATCAGGGCGACCTGTATGACCTCAACACGCACGCGTTCACGCCGTCGGCCGCCAAGGCCGGCGGGCGCATCGCGCCGCACAAGGACCTGGCGGCCGATCCGGTGTTTTCGCCCGACATCCTGGGGCGCAACGCGCTGGTGCAGCTGATGGAAAGCCTGATGAACAACCGCCGCAGCGAGGCGATCGGCATCGCCACCAGCGGCCCCGGATCGACGCTGCCGGAACTGGGCTTTCAGTTCACGCTGAGCAAGACGCGCGACAGCGTCGGCTACGCTTCGGCGGCGCCGGCCAGCTATTCCATCCTCAACATGCGCCTCGACATCCGCCCGCTCGACATCGGCCAGTCGCTGCGCGCACAATAG